GTAGATGGAcgtccaggtgtgttctcaactaatgcattaggaatAATTTACACAATCCTCCCGAAAAACGACAATtacttctaccttcggttgctattgattaaagtacgcggttcaactttatttgagtcattgcgtactatgaatggtacggtgtgtacaactttttgagaagcatgccagcAATTTAAATtactggaacatgataatactAGTATCAAACAATGGACAAAGCGTTAGCTACTTCACATGCTACTGAAGTTAATTATTTCAACATAtaagccttcaaatccgcgccAATTATGGGATAAGAACATtgccaaaaacatttttcatcatATTCGCTAAGAATGGGAAATGGAGAAATTCCGATCGGCTTGACAATGAATAcgaagccgtgaattatccagtggaatttctaaattctttgaagaGGTTTGGTATgccgccgcatcatttgcgtttcaaagttggatctgtcattatgaTGTTTCGCGATACTCATGccccgaaactgtgtaatggaaccaaTCGTTTTGTGAATACAAGGGgtcagaatgcttgattctacgaattcctttgagttccaatGATTTACGAATTTAGTTCAAACGTATCCAGTTTCcagggaaaattgcatttgcgatgacaatcGACAGGGCACAAGGATAGTCGTTAgaagtgtgaggcataaatctGTAagtgctatgttttttacacggccagCTATACGTGGTGTGTtcaccatcttctctgtacatttacacaccggaacagaaaccaagaatgttgtttatcaaactgcgttacattgaaaaaaaatttagaaaaatcccaactaaataatttttaacacaatataaatacacatttcttttcatttcaaaacacataatttcacgcaggacaacgcctGCGAGGCAGCTAGTTGCTTATAAATTaaagtttgaagaaaaaaatagcaATTCAAAATACTTGTAAATAATATAGGTTTGGTGCTATAATATGTTCTGTAAACTGTCCAAAGGTGAGCCACTTTGAGTGGCTACGACTGTATATAAACCTATGTATATCTATTTCAATTAGgcttaggtgatacaaacaaacATTAGGCGAATGAAACTATTattctctgtagcaacatgtagcaagagtataaaagcgaaataaaagcaaaactaaATTAACAAGTAAGTAAGGGCTAAATTCGGGTGCttccgaacattttatactcttgcaactttaaGATGCAAAACGtcaaccttcttcttcttcttctttactggcgtagaaaccacttacgcggttatagccgagttaacaacagcgccccagtcgtttcttcttttcgcaaggtagcgccaattggagactccAACCGAAGCTAGGTCCTCCTcaacctggtccttccaacggagtggaggtcttcctcttcctcgcttcccccggcgggtactacgtcgaatactttccgagctggagtgttttcgtccattcggacaacattacatagccagcgtagccgctgtattttaattcgctgaactatgtcaatgtcgtcttaTATCTTATACAACCCATCGTTCCATCGCAATGGACCATGAaactttcgcaaaacttttctctcgaaaacttacaacgtcgactcatcagatgttgtcatcgtcaatgcctctgcatcataaagcaggacgggaataatgagtgacttatagagttttatttttgttcatccAGAGAggtctttacttctcaattacctacttagtccaaagtagcacccattggcaagagatatcctgcgttgaatttcaaggctgacgttgttgttggtgttgatgctggtcccaagacgaaattatctacaacttcgaagttatgactgtcaacagtgacgtgggtgcctgcctagtcacgagtgcgacgatcgtctgtttgatgacaagagatattttgttttaccatcgttcaccaccagacccatttgcttcgttgTCTTattcattctggagaaagcagaactaacggcgcggcgCATACGCCagaagctgtacactcttatagaagattgtgcCTTCTCGGtgtagttctgcagctcgaattattttctccagaagtaggttgaagaagtcgcacgaaagagAGTCGTTTTGCCTGAAACCTTGTttcggagaagtccttcccgatcctggcggagcttatcccacggtagttagcgcagattgtggtgtccccctttttatggattaggcaaagcacacttaagttccaatcgttggacatgctttcgtcccaCCACATCACCTTTGgtagttctacaagagtatactccgatcttgaaaccttctgttagccgccgcattttttcgtagaatttttgagcattacccctgtcggccagcttatcaagctcttcgtactcacgtacttcggcctctctctttttcggtctgcaaatgcgtttcgtttccctcttcaactctcagtATCTATCTCATCTCGCACGTGTtttggtcgatcgtaacgttgcatCGGTTACAGCTGTACATAAGGAGCTCGAAATGCCGACTCACAGTTCCCACTGGcacgtctatcacaacatgatcgatctggttggtggtttttcgatccggagacagccaggtagcttgatgtattttcctatgctggaatctagtactacagataactatatttcgggccccagcgaagtcgatcagcctcatcCGATTTGAGGATGTTttctcgtggaggctgaatttaccgactgttgtaccaaagataccttaaTTACCCActctggcgttgaagtcgccaagcacgatttttacatcgtggcgggggcagctctcataggtgcgctgcAACCACCCATAGAAGGcttctttggtcacatcgtccttctattccgtcggggcgtgggcgcaaatcagcgatatgttaaagaacttcgctttgatgaggattgtggctagacgttcatccactggagtgaatgatagtactcggcgacggagtctctctcccaccacgaattccaCACGAAACTTTCGGTCCTTTATacggccactgtagtaaatgccacaaagaactactcgtctcagtccttgtcccgtccatcgcatttcctGAACGGCAgtaatgtcagccttcactctaacgaagACATCAACCAGCAGGGCAacggcatcttcccaattaagggaccggacattcgatttgcatgccctcaaatcgtagtccttatttcgtttgctatTGTCGTCATCATCCGAGGCTGTcgattagttttcattggtaaagttttttacgtggcggatccccAACCCAGCGCCTcaccctgtggaggggatgtttcgccttttcaccttagctcgccttcaaacggatgttcttaggctacccagaggatacttggtcaaagaccggaagttgtgaactgcttgagccatatgtagaacaatcgtttctggccacacccaagtgaatggcgatcaaagaactttcctcacttgcgtgaacttctacacatgactccatcctccaacgtCAACCAGAGCATCGAAATCCAAGCGATTATCGTGTCGCGGTGTTTGTGGTTAAACTCCTCCGAAACGGATTGATCGATTCTCATCCACtccaaaatctttttttttaatttttagatatttatggtttttttatgatacaggattaaaaaatacatacaactcTGAATTTTCGCGGCTAGATGCCTACCGTTGTCACCTCTCATCCAGCAAACATCACGGAGTGGGAATGAGAAGGAAGCAGGTCTTCTGTCTTACTATACAGTTTTcagtcttttttgttttatttgtgtaCCGATCGTACCACTGATTTTTTacgtattattttaatttttctgcacATCTATCATGTTAATTTAAATCTCAtcgtaaatttattattaattttcagtACAATAATTACACTGGCCTACACTCATTTTGGTGCCTAAGATTTTAGACCTGATTTTAGGTATATTTTGTGAGCTAATACGAAAATAGGAGGGGaaacgctgagggcggtgtggcacggcgcgttgtcgtgatgaaggatcctgttacgagcgatgtctggacgcaccctgttgactcgttttcgcaatctttcgagtacttggcaatagtagagtTGATTTAAAGATTTCCCTGGTGGAATGACTTCTTTGTGGACGATGCCACATCAAAAATAGCAATAATCATCGCGCGGAGGCAAtatcgaaacacctgggcacgactaagactctaacaattttagcgtacgtttccgaagctgtttcgcccaatcgggcgcaaaattttatcgcgacgcgttactcagctagagcgatggtacatatatcaatggagagaggAGGGATgctggaaaaagagaaagggaatttcaaggtcacaggtttaccacaagcacggcaataaaatcagtctcattacttaattgtaaAACCTCCTATCAGTCACATTTTTCATATCAGTTCTCGTTCACGCTTTATCTTGATTACCAATTTCAATACCAAAGTAAGCAGAATACAAGCGAATTACAATGCCATTAATCGGTTTCCGTTGATTTTTAATTACACTGTCCAACAGCATTTTTGGAACAGAATAGCGACCCTATAATTCTGAAAGGGTATGTTGAGTAGATCATTTTTGTAGAATAAACTTATGGTCCAGCAagtctgagtttttttttacagtgggtcaaagttattattttttggtcgAAGGGAGCATTatactatatgaaaaaaatgttgtaagttAATGTCTGAGAGAATTCTTATGGTCAGAGTTGTATTGGAATTGTAGGAGGATTATTTTTGTGGAAGATCTTAACCCTCTAACTGGTTTCTTTATGGGTCAATTTGACCCTTTTTtcgagaaaatcaaaaaatatcctttaaaaaaggacatttaaggattaaaatattctacgaaaatgtTTGGCGGAAAATTTCAGGAGGGGTCactgttgtaaataaagctctttacgattgataaaaaaattacacgCCAACATATACAAAGTAGGTGAAAACGTCGTCAAGTTCGGCCGGGCCAAACACTGAGTTCTCGCGTCTAGTCAGCTGTGACTTACAAATCGGGTGTGATAAAATTAAGCATAATTGACTTACTAAGCAGTTCATATCGGGTGTGATTTTtagtaaacttaatataaaaaaagaacaattaaAGGTTAAATAAGCATGGCGGATTCTGTTTGCAAATTAAGAGattggttttgttttatttgtggaCATTTTACGCACCATCAAAGCAGAAGAAAGATATTCCCTACAATTAAAGaatcatattttcttttctttggaaTACGATTTTTATGTGAAGCTTGGATACCAAAAACTGTATGTACTACTTGCGAAAGTGGTCTTTTGACCTGGTACAAAGGCGGTACTAAGGCGCTGCCATTTTCTGCGCCTATTACATGGATTGAACCTGAAAATCACAAATCAGATACATGCTATTTCTGCGTAAATTACAAATTTGGTAGAAGCCAAAGGCACTACGCGATAATGACATACGAAGCAACAAATAATGTCATTTTACCAGAAGTGCGCTGTGAAGGTGTTCCGGTGCCTCAACCGCCTACACATACATTTTCGGCCAATATGACATACGCCAATACAGAAATAACAGCGGCGGTTGAAAACATATCAGATATAAGTTACTTGATTCCTGGTGGTTTAAACATATGTCCTAATTTGATAGACCAAGCTTATTTTGAAGATCTTGTAAGAGATTTAGGACTAACAAAAGAGAAAGCTGAAATATTATGTTCCAGATTGAAAAACAGGAATTTGATAAAAGCCGATGTAAAAGTTACATCGCCAAGAAAAAGACACGCCGATTtggaaagttattttaaaaaatcagaaGAACTTGTATACTGTTGCAGTATTGAAGAGGTTCTAAAATATCTAAAGCTTCCACTGGACTCTTCCGCTTGGCGACTATTTATAGATAGTTCAAAACACAGCTTAAAAGCAGTTTTACTGCACAATGGAAATCAGCATCCATCAATACCGGTTGCGtattccacaaaaaaggaggaaacatacgaaaatatttcaaaattaaatactataaatataaatgggaAGTATGCGCAGACTTCAAAATGATTGCAATATTGACTGGAATGCAAACAGGatacacaaaatatatgtgCTTCCTTTGTAAATGGGATTCACGTGCTTCCAGCAGCCAttatcatattaaatatttcgaagaacgcaaagaaaatattattggtGACTTGAATGGAATCCATGAATCTCTCCAATCCATGAATCTCCCAAAAGATAAGGTCATACTTCCACCGCTGCATATTAAGTTGGGCgtggtgaaaaattttattaaaagcttaaatACACAAGGATATGCTTTCAAACGCATTCAAACAATTTTCCCCAGATTATCTgcagcaaaattaaaagaaggtaaaatacggttttaagaaataatttatttcatttaatgtaaATTACCTTTTCTAGGAATGCTCGTTGGACccgatataaaaaaattattacaagatGAAGAATTTTATGGTCATCTGTCGGATATGCAAAAGACAGCATTTGACTTTATGCAGCTGGTTATATCAGAATTCCTTGGAAACTCAAACGCACAAAACTatgcagaaaatattgaaagcatGCTAATCGGTTTTAACAATATTGGCGTTAAGATGTCACTAAAGCTGCATTTTCTGCACTCTcatctcaatttttttaaagaaaaccttGGAGCGGTTTCAGATGAACACGGTGAAAGGTTTCATCAGGATATAAAGGTATTGGAAGAAAGATTCAAAGGGAAATCCCAAAGTGTAATGCTTGCTGAATACGTATGGGGCTTGTACAGAAACCTTGACACATCGGAAAATTCACGTCAAGCTAAATACAGGAAAGCATATTAAGTTTAATCTTTAATCCATTGTCCTACTACTGctgaggcaaaaaaaaaataaatatgtacatactataataAACccctattaaaacaaaattataatttttttatcaatcgtaaagagctttatttacaacagtGACCCCTCCTGAAATTTTCCGCCAAacattttcgtagaatattttaatccttaaatgtccttttttaaaggatattttttgattttctcgaAAAAAGGGTCAAATTGACCCATAAAGAAACCAGTTAGAGGGTTAAGATCTTCCACAAAAATAATCCTCATACAATTCCACAATACAACTCTGACTATAAGAATTCTCTCAGACATTaacttacaacatttttttcatatagtataatgctcccttcgaccaaaaaatgaaaattttgacccactgtaaaaaaaaactcagacgTGCTGGACCATaagttttttctacaaaaatgatcTACTCAACATACCCTTTCAGAATTATAGGGTCGCAATTCTGTTCCATTCAAAAAGTCTTCATTTGTTCGACAGTGTTATATACtcgccacatatgtatgtatgtatataacaaaactTGTCAGGGTCATTACTGCAACTACTCGACTTACTttccataataaatttgtactaTTAATCTCATAAAAGTAATAATCAGATTGACAGACTTTGAATAAAacctgaaaaaattaaaataagacttGTAGGTAAACCAGAGCTGTCAGCTGACATCTAGTAGCAGCAATACAGTTAATACTACCTACTTTACCGACTACAAATACGGACGGATCtgcaccaaacaaaaaaaatgtttgtaggCCAGTGTTATTTATTCATAACTTATTAATAACTGACTGTTAATAACAgttttaacaattatttaattaagtgaTCTGAATAAACACGTGGTGTGATCTCCAACCAACAACGGTCATTACCGTACCTGTATATATTGTACTTAACGTTTTTTGGAAATACTTTTAAATCAAACGAACGTGTACGTGTTTAATAAATCTCACTGTTTCATCAATTAAATAATAAGTCAATAAATAAGTAAACGCATACAATATTACGTGACTGTGTTTTACCAATACACTGATTGAAGGATTTATTAactattaataaatattcattCAATCCTATGATGTTGAATAATCATTTATTAACAGTTTATAAAGCttatcaaatatacataaacaaatatttctatCAATGTAAGGATTTtaacttcatttatttatatgttttatgtaCAGTCAGCAATGCCAAAAAGACACAACGGTGCCAATTTGAATCGCCGAACAATCAATTATACAGTCATGCGAGATATACTAGTACGAATGCCTGGCGAACAAATCCAGGAGAACAATGCCAATATGCGTACAAGCATGGCGCAGTTACGTGAATCACAATCGCAGAGAAACGCGAAGATTCGTAATAAACAGATGTAGAGGAATTCACTAACCACGCCAACAAGTTTTTAGAGCATTTACATCAGATTTATTTCTTCGGTGTAAATATGAGCCTGACGTTGAGTATTACGCTAATTCCAAAGTGGCTATTGGTACTTTGAGGAAGGAATGTCTGCAATGTCAtacacttaaatttaaaaatgagccAGTTGAGATGTGTTGCTCATCAGGAAAACTATTGCATGGTTTACTTATCGGTACAGATCCAGATTCTAGTCTTTTCCTAAAGTCAATTCGAACATTCAATTCatgttttcaaatgacgtcgtttggAGCAACAGAAATAGTTAACAATATTGCTGCAAACGCTCAACAATTTAATTCCAGGTTCACAAAGTGGGCTCATTGCTGCCAATTTCAAATGAAtctcataaatttttacaaattttctttatggGTGGCGAGGACTCCGAATGTACGCTCACCAATCGCGTGGATGCACGTTGCGACTACCATAATCTCAATTCATCTTTTGCCAAGCGTATCGTCAGCGAGCTGTACGTTCGGTTAaatcagggatgggcacatttttagcccgcaaagttagcaaagtgcgcacggtgGCTatatgaggggaatatcagtttacggagagaagggttgagaaaagttgcgaaaaaaatcaattacgtccctccgtaacttgatgttcatcgcagagtcagagataaagagatgtttaactcctctctcactggaagtgagagagcaattgctaaacgtcaaaaccacctaaactcgatcaactgtcaaagtttaggtggttttgacgtttagcaattggaaaagcGGGACGACCAGATTAAAATCCCGCCAAATTATTGTTCGAATGGAgagatttttcattattttgtctCCATTTGTAACGGCCATTAGTTCGAAGAATACCGAAGACGAAACAGCACGCAGATTGAAAGAtgtgaatatattttaatttttattaaataaatttgcatttatttaatacttttttattttattttacatataaaatgccGAAGACAACCAACAGTTGGAGAGAATGCATTGTTGGCTGCAACGAGGGAGGAAGAACATTTAGCTTTCCAAACAGTGGAAAGGATCTCGAACGGTGagtgaaaaacattaaatagtgcaaaaagtgtttgtaaaaaatttcgataaaatcAGTTTTTCGATTGTTCAATGAGTAATTTtggataatgaaattaaattcccGTGTCTTTTCAAATGTGATGTGCTGAACAactagagcgcgacagactgtaagcgacatttgtcaaatattaaaatacacacgttcttatggacacagttatgtagtcgtgcagctacctcaaaaactgtgtccttaagaacatgtgtattttaatatttgacaaatgtcgtttgcagtctgtcgcgctctacttgttcagagcgtaactgtcaatttattgccattgccgttaattaattaaataaattattttaaagtaaataattgaatatttatgatagttataaaaaagtcgtactttaaatattcattaaatatacactttttgcactattattattattttattatacatattgttacaaaaagtagtattaagttgtatttgtattgctatatgcatcccttattatgaacaatatctgtaggtatatggaatagcatttgtcttgttgtagacatctggcgccgcggctgtctacttgtcgaaacaatagacatctggcgccgcactgtctgcttgtctacttcaacaattgctgagtctggcgccgcagctgtctgcttgcgtctggcgccgtatagcattatgttctggtaatttccagacgcagtattctagaaggacacgtcggcatcagcgagaagtgcgtggctatgtaagccgtggcagcgccaacgtaatcgatcagtgctaagagtaaactgttatagtgtagacgagttgtgaaataaagagttgttgaattaaattaaacagttttggttttatttgtcaatccagagatacgaacctaacaaagtgaactagcaagcagtaaattcgtaacaattggtgtcagaagtgggattgttaaataatccaaattcaagatggttgaattcggagaattgagaattcagcaattaaaaaaggaactggaggagcgtaatttgccgataatcgggcaaaaggcggatctgcaggcacgattacgtgaagcaatagaagcggatggaattaatgtggacgagttcgaatttgttgggccagaaacttctacaaaggtagaagagaaagtagaagaacaacgaacatcatcaagtgtagacatgaacacgttgttagtggctattaagcaaatggcagaaaatgtagtgcaaacagaaaatcgtctggcacagcaaatggcagaaaatgcagtgcaaacagaaaatcgtctggcacagcaaatagctgaaaatacatcgcagttaaagtcttgccttacacaacaaatgactgaaaataatacgcagttagaaaagagtttggtacaacagattacagaaaataatacacaagtgcaagagaaattttcaaaatttgaagacgaattaagcacgttaaaaaatgacgaagaaaatttgaaatcagaagttcttcaattaagtaatcgtatgcgagaactgcaactacatggccctgcaccatcaacaaataatcaaagattgaaggcacccacattcgatggaagtattccatttcaaattttcaaacttcagtttgaaaagacagcaatggccaataactggaatgcagcggacaaagtggcgtccttgtttgtatcattgaaagggcctgcggcagaaatccttcagactattccagactgtgaacgggacaactatgaggcattgatgagtgcgatagaaagacgatatggtagtgagcaccggaaacaaatataccagatcgaactgcaaaataggggtcagaagatgaacgagtcattgcaagagttcgcaactgaaatagaacgactggctcatttggcaaatgcagatgcacctgtggattacattgagagggtaaaaattcaatgtttcataaatggaattcgagatgtggacaccaaacgcgccacatatgcattgccaaaaagaacatttgctgaaacggtttcgtacgccctcacacaggaaacagcttccctactaagtaaaccagcacacaaagtacaaagggttgaaatggaacaaccggcgctgatggaagaaatattgaagactctgaagacaatcgctgcaccgcgagtaaatacaacaggaagatgtttcaactgtggaaaagcgggtcactttgcccgaaattgcaatataaaagtaaacccatcaaaacggaaacaaccaacagataacgaggacgg
This genomic stretch from Bactrocera dorsalis isolate Fly_Bdor chromosome 5, ASM2337382v1, whole genome shotgun sequence harbors:
- the LOC125778810 gene encoding uncharacterized protein LOC125778810 gives rise to the protein MCFLCKWDSRASSSHYHIKYFEERKENIIGDLNGIHESLQSMNLPKDKVILPPLHIKLGVVKNFIKSLNTQGYAFKRIQTIFPRLSAAKLKEGMLVGPDIKKLLQDEEFYGHLSDMQKTAFDFMQLVISEFLGNSNAQNYAENIESMLIGFNNIGVKMSLKLHFLHSHLNFFKENLGAVSDEHGERFHQDIKVLEERFKGKSQSVMLAEYVWGLYRNLDTSENSRQAKYRKAY